In Brevibacillus brevis, a genomic segment contains:
- a CDS encoding TetR/AcrR family transcriptional regulator C-terminal domain-containing protein → MARRRTARPLDSATEQGPSHIPLDRVRILDTALRLLDEIGLKELSMRKIADHLQVKTASLYYHVRDKEELMQLLSDRICSEMDWPETSLPWQEQIYLWAGQFRKVLLSHRDAVELLNQTIAMGYGRLTQIEKLYQLLVSAGFSDPTVPWIASMLKNYVQGFVAEEAHLQAMARNHHESYEEMSEHHDQFFRQLPQERFPNMIRLASYTTKTNWENEFRFGLSVLIEGFSTKLIQGK, encoded by the coding sequence ATGGCAAGACGACGAACCGCTCGACCTCTGGACTCCGCAACCGAACAAGGACCGAGCCATATTCCGCTCGATCGGGTACGTATCCTGGATACGGCCTTACGGTTATTGGACGAGATTGGCCTGAAAGAATTAAGCATGCGAAAAATAGCGGACCATTTGCAGGTGAAAACGGCATCTCTCTATTATCATGTGAGAGACAAGGAAGAATTGATGCAGCTGCTATCCGATCGGATCTGCAGTGAAATGGACTGGCCGGAAACGTCCCTGCCTTGGCAAGAACAGATTTATCTATGGGCGGGGCAGTTCAGAAAGGTTTTGCTCTCCCATCGGGATGCGGTCGAGTTGTTGAATCAGACGATCGCGATGGGCTACGGGCGGCTCACCCAAATCGAAAAGCTGTATCAATTGCTCGTATCAGCGGGCTTTTCGGATCCCACTGTTCCGTGGATTGCCTCCATGCTGAAAAATTACGTACAGGGCTTTGTGGCAGAAGAGGCACACTTGCAGGCAATGGCCAGGAACCATCATGAGTCCTACGAGGAAATGAGCGAACACCATGATCAATTTTTTCGTCAACTCCCGCAGGAACGATTTCCGAATATGATTCGCCTTGCTTCTTATACGACGAAAACGAATTGGGAGAACGAATTTCGTTTTGGGTTAAGCGTACTGATCGAAGGGTTTTCAACGAAGCTCATCCAGGGCAAATAA
- a CDS encoding glucose 1-dehydrogenase — protein MKSLEGKIALVTGASRGIGKGIALRLAKEGARVAVHYGGNHTAAEEVVQSITAQGGQAFSIGAKLESVAGVRQIIAALQEDLSRTSPDGRFDILVNNAGIGTSQTMEETTEESFDEIFAVNVKAPFFLVQQTLPLLRDGGRIINISSGVTRIAYPHIMSYNLTKGAINTFTLHLAALLGPRRITVNAVLPGIVDTDVNASWLHTPEGQQHAKEMSALGRVGQPDDIADIVAFLASEDSRWVTGQMIDATGGSHL, from the coding sequence ATGAAGAGTTTGGAAGGAAAAATCGCACTGGTCACTGGCGCCAGCAGAGGAATTGGAAAGGGTATCGCCCTGCGGCTTGCCAAAGAAGGTGCACGGGTCGCTGTCCACTACGGGGGCAATCACACAGCCGCCGAGGAAGTCGTCCAGTCGATCACCGCACAGGGAGGGCAAGCCTTTTCCATCGGAGCCAAGCTCGAATCCGTGGCAGGCGTCAGACAGATCATCGCCGCACTGCAAGAGGACCTCTCCCGCACATCCCCGGACGGACGATTCGATATTCTGGTCAACAACGCCGGGATCGGAACCTCGCAAACCATGGAAGAAACCACGGAGGAATCGTTCGACGAAATTTTCGCGGTCAACGTCAAGGCGCCTTTCTTTCTGGTCCAGCAAACGCTGCCCCTCTTGCGGGACGGGGGCCGGATCATCAATATCTCATCCGGCGTGACACGGATTGCCTACCCGCACATCATGTCGTACAACCTGACCAAGGGAGCGATCAACACGTTTACCCTGCACCTGGCCGCGCTCCTGGGTCCGCGCCGCATCACGGTCAATGCCGTGCTTCCCGGTATCGTGGATACGGACGTCAATGCCTCTTGGCTGCACACGCCCGAAGGCCAGCAGCATGCCAAGGAAATGTCTGCACTGGGCAGGGTCGGTCAGCCGGATGATATTGCCGATATCGTCGCATTTCTGGCTTCCGAAGACAGCCGCTGGGTGACGGGGCAAATGATCGATGCCACCGGGGGTTCCCATCTGTGA
- a CDS encoding MerR family transcriptional regulator, with protein sequence MLRISDFSKLSGASVKALRYYDQLGLLKPAFVDSESGYRYYSEEQLLTVKRIAAFKEQGFTLEDIKTFLEDDVSLHVVKDQLASKKHELLEAISTAQRQLAEVNERLRRVENESKKGPRHSRVAIRRIPPQLVASIRDIVPRTRLCVLLEEVTQYVKAHGETADGSLMILWHDRSTLEEDHEERVELEVAIPLTRELPDSARVKVRLLPEVESAASLVHDCDPYASDCAAIHDALDWASSNGYAPVDSEPIRETYLTPDQDMYGRMRRSELIVPVQNISASSAS encoded by the coding sequence ATGCTGAGAATCAGCGATTTTTCCAAATTGAGCGGTGCCTCGGTCAAGGCATTGCGCTATTACGATCAGCTCGGATTGCTGAAGCCGGCCTTCGTCGACTCCGAATCCGGATACCGGTATTACTCCGAAGAACAGCTCCTGACGGTCAAGCGAATTGCCGCCTTCAAGGAGCAAGGCTTTACGCTGGAGGACATCAAAACCTTTCTGGAAGACGATGTTTCGCTCCACGTCGTCAAGGACCAGCTGGCAAGCAAAAAGCATGAGCTGCTGGAGGCCATCTCCACCGCCCAGCGACAGCTTGCAGAAGTCAATGAGCGGCTGCGGCGCGTCGAAAACGAAAGCAAAAAAGGGCCACGGCATAGCCGTGTCGCCATCCGCCGCATCCCTCCCCAGTTGGTAGCGTCTATCCGCGACATCGTTCCACGCACACGGCTGTGCGTGCTGCTGGAAGAGGTTACGCAATACGTCAAGGCCCACGGCGAGACTGCCGATGGCTCCCTGATGATTCTCTGGCACGATCGCAGCACCCTCGAGGAAGACCACGAAGAAAGAGTGGAGCTGGAGGTAGCCATCCCGCTGACGAGAGAGCTGCCGGACAGCGCGCGTGTGAAAGTGCGTCTCCTGCCGGAAGTGGAATCCGCCGCCTCCCTCGTGCACGACTGCGATCCTTACGCAAGCGACTGCGCCGCAATTCATGACGCCTTGGACTGGGCCAGTTCCAACGGTTATGCCCCCGTCGATTCTGAGCCCATCCGCGAGACGTACCTCACCCCCGATCAAGACATGTACGGCCGCATGCGACGCTCGGAGCTAATTGTCCCCGTCCAGAACATTTCCGCCAGTTCCGCCTCTTGA
- a CDS encoding GNAT family N-acetyltransferase → MIIEAHPITVNGLTYTIRSASEEDAEQLSNVRLQIDGETENLDREPGEAFLDPAAFAELIRTDSEKPRNLLLVASVEDRIVGFSRCEGIYLKRLSHKVEFGVGVLQEFWGYGIGKHLLQASIDWADTNGIAKISLNVLATNEKAIRLYQRLGFEREGVLKRDKMLSDGKFYDTVVMGRFRADGLTDSPALAMSENRHLP, encoded by the coding sequence ATGATCATCGAGGCCCACCCGATTACTGTAAACGGACTCACATACACGATTCGCTCGGCAAGCGAGGAAGACGCCGAACAATTGTCGAACGTCCGGCTGCAAATCGATGGCGAAACAGAAAATCTGGATCGGGAGCCGGGAGAGGCGTTCCTTGATCCTGCAGCATTCGCTGAGCTCATCCGGACAGATTCGGAGAAACCCCGCAACCTCTTGCTGGTCGCCTCCGTGGAGGATCGGATCGTCGGCTTTTCCCGATGCGAAGGAATATACTTGAAGCGACTCTCGCACAAAGTCGAATTTGGCGTAGGCGTCCTGCAAGAGTTTTGGGGATATGGGATCGGCAAGCATCTGCTGCAAGCCTCGATCGACTGGGCGGATACCAACGGGATTGCGAAGATTTCCCTGAATGTTTTGGCAACCAACGAAAAAGCCATCCGGCTGTACCAACGGCTCGGCTTTGAAAGGGAAGGCGTTTTGAAACGGGACAAAATGCTTTCCGACGGGAAATTCTACGACACGGTCGTGATGGGCAGGTTTCGGGCTGACGGACTTACCGATTCCCCTGCTCTCGCGATGAGCGAGAACCGTCATCTACCGTAA
- a CDS encoding TetR/AcrR family transcriptional regulator, which produces MDDQLDRRTKRTRQALQSALVALILEKGYDSVTVIDVAQRADYNRGTFYNHYLGKEELLSEIREDFLKGFEKALLAPYKGMQKVQATQTYPSILQLFEHVEGHKDVFQALIAVDKGLVYEMNSVMRESMRRDMHIEMEKTEPPIDYEIMLSYQMSATVGVIMYWAETNFKYSASYMAEQLIALVRARIDHITFKRQP; this is translated from the coding sequence ATGGATGATCAACTGGACCGCAGAACGAAACGAACCCGCCAAGCACTCCAATCGGCATTGGTCGCGCTGATACTGGAGAAGGGCTACGATTCCGTCACGGTGATCGATGTGGCCCAAAGAGCCGACTACAACCGCGGGACCTTTTACAATCATTACCTCGGCAAGGAAGAGCTGCTGAGCGAGATTCGGGAGGACTTCCTGAAAGGCTTTGAAAAAGCGCTCCTCGCCCCTTATAAAGGAATGCAAAAAGTGCAGGCGACGCAGACGTATCCGTCCATCCTGCAGCTATTCGAGCATGTCGAGGGCCACAAGGACGTCTTCCAAGCATTGATCGCCGTCGACAAAGGGCTGGTTTATGAGATGAACAGCGTCATGCGGGAGTCGATGCGAAGGGACATGCACATCGAAATGGAGAAAACCGAACCGCCGATCGACTACGAAATCATGCTCAGCTACCAGATGTCGGCTACAGTCGGGGTCATCATGTACTGGGCGGAGACGAATTTCAAATATTCGGCTTCGTATATGGCCGAACAGCTGATTGCACTCGTCCGCGCCCGCATTGACCACATCACGTTCAAACGGCAGCCTTGA
- a CDS encoding SDR family NAD(P)-dependent oxidoreductase, with translation MSDFKTKTAVITGAAGGIGKELARRMAQRGVNLVLVDLKEEALQAVVQELNLSDANSLAIAADVSKEEDVQNYVNKAVEKFGSIDYFANNAGIEGPMGLIEEQSVQALDLVYSVNVRGVFLGLQKVIPVMKKQKSGAIVNTSSLAGLMGAPEMSPYIMSKHAVIGLTRVAANELAAFGIRVNAVLPGTINTRMMRQIEANSGQAEAYVEANKAATPLGRYGEPEEVAAVMNFLLSEEASFVTASLYTVDGGMVGQ, from the coding sequence ATGAGCGATTTCAAAACCAAAACAGCTGTCATCACAGGGGCCGCAGGCGGCATCGGCAAAGAACTCGCCCGCCGCATGGCACAGCGGGGCGTCAATCTCGTACTCGTCGATTTGAAAGAGGAAGCCTTGCAGGCAGTCGTGCAGGAGCTGAATCTAAGCGACGCCAACTCGCTGGCGATTGCGGCTGACGTCTCCAAGGAAGAGGACGTCCAAAACTACGTGAACAAAGCCGTCGAGAAATTCGGCAGCATCGATTATTTCGCAAACAACGCAGGCATCGAAGGGCCAATGGGCCTCATCGAAGAGCAAAGCGTACAGGCGCTTGACCTGGTGTACAGCGTAAACGTACGCGGCGTGTTCCTCGGTCTGCAAAAAGTCATTCCCGTCATGAAAAAGCAAAAATCGGGGGCGATCGTCAATACATCGTCGCTGGCAGGTCTGATGGGCGCACCGGAAATGTCGCCGTACATCATGTCCAAGCATGCGGTGATCGGACTGACCCGCGTCGCTGCCAATGAACTGGCTGCATTCGGCATTCGCGTCAACGCAGTGCTGCCGGGCACGATCAATACGCGGATGATGCGTCAAATCGAGGCCAACTCCGGACAGGCAGAGGCGTATGTGGAAGCAAACAAGGCGGCCACTCCGCTGGGACGCTACGGCGAGCCGGAGGAAGTCGCTGCGGTCATGAACTTCCTCTTGTCCGAGGAAGCGTCTTTCGTGACAGCCTCGCTGTACACCGTCGACGGCGGCATGGTCGGCCAATAA
- a CDS encoding substrate-binding domain-containing protein gives MERSLLARIMDFLVLAAFLGIAGFLAFFFTALSGGDRFYWWLIAVITVAAVLFVGIGIFAKVRERLLFKTAIGLLIASGLTVAGYEGFQYYEASIPVVSEQDFDLQAYKPFREGTKAKALERPASLSLKRDLPRLDGATALYPLYAAFAQAVYPKSDYDLYYSEVMANTTPDAYQNLIDGKVDIIFAAGPSDEQLEAAKEKGVELKLTPIGREAFVFFVNAANPVKGLTTEQIRDVYAGRITDWAEVGGKPGPIRAFQRPKNSGSQTMLEKIMGSEPPMPAPEEDIATGMGGIISKTADYKNYENAIGYSFLYFATEMVQNGNIRLLEIDGVMPDKDAIRNRTYPFAAEFYAVTAGSDNPNVGRFLEWIVSAEGQSLVEKTGYIPIADGK, from the coding sequence ATGGAGCGGAGTTTGCTGGCAAGGATCATGGATTTTCTCGTCCTGGCTGCGTTTCTTGGAATCGCCGGGTTTCTAGCGTTTTTCTTTACTGCCCTCTCAGGCGGCGACCGATTCTATTGGTGGCTGATCGCGGTGATCACGGTCGCGGCTGTCTTGTTCGTCGGGATCGGCATCTTTGCGAAGGTCAGGGAACGGCTGCTCTTCAAAACGGCCATCGGCTTGCTCATTGCCAGCGGTCTTACGGTCGCGGGCTACGAAGGCTTCCAGTACTACGAAGCCAGCATACCGGTCGTCAGCGAGCAGGATTTCGACTTGCAGGCGTACAAGCCGTTTCGGGAGGGCACGAAGGCAAAAGCGTTGGAGCGGCCGGCGAGCCTGTCGCTTAAACGCGATTTGCCGAGGCTGGACGGGGCGACAGCGCTTTACCCGCTGTACGCGGCTTTCGCCCAGGCCGTCTATCCGAAAAGTGACTACGACCTGTACTACAGCGAAGTCATGGCGAACACGACGCCGGATGCCTACCAAAACTTGATTGACGGCAAAGTGGACATCATTTTCGCAGCCGGTCCGTCCGACGAACAGCTGGAGGCGGCGAAGGAAAAAGGCGTCGAGCTCAAGCTGACGCCGATCGGCCGGGAAGCATTCGTCTTTTTCGTCAATGCGGCGAATCCGGTAAAAGGGTTGACCACGGAGCAAATCCGCGATGTATATGCGGGCCGGATCACCGATTGGGCGGAAGTGGGCGGAAAGCCGGGACCGATCCGCGCCTTTCAACGTCCCAAAAACAGCGGAAGCCAGACCATGCTGGAGAAGATCATGGGCAGCGAGCCTCCCATGCCGGCGCCCGAAGAGGATATCGCTACGGGCATGGGCGGAATCATCAGCAAAACGGCGGACTACAAAAACTACGAGAATGCCATCGGGTATTCCTTTTTGTACTTTGCTACGGAGATGGTCCAAAACGGGAACATCCGCTTGCTGGAAATCGACGGAGTGATGCCGGACAAAGATGCGATCCGCAATCGCACGTATCCGTTTGCCGCCGAATTTTACGCGGTGACGGCAGGCAGCGACAATCCAAACGTGGGCCGCTTTCTCGAATGGATCGTTTCTGCGGAAGGGCAGTCGCTGGTGGAAAAGACCGGATACATCCCGATTGCCGACGGGAAGTGA
- the htpG gene encoding molecular chaperone HtpG yields the protein MEKKQFQAESKRLLEMMINSIYTQKEIFLRELISNASDAIDKMYYRALTDDKLVFDKDNYYIKIIADKENRTLTIRDTGIGMTQDELESHLGVIAKSGSLAFKKENEVKEGHTIIGQFGVGFYSAFMVADVVTVISRAVDSDQAYKWESTGADGYTIEPAEKDLVGTDIILKIKENTEEETYDEYLDEYRLKAIIKKYSDFIRYPIKMDVTTSKLKEGSDSEYEEVTEETRINSMVPIWRKNKSELTDEDYEQFYREKRYGFDKPLKHIHISADGAVVYQAILFIPESIPFDYYSKEYEKGLELYANGVLIMNKCADLLPDYFSFVKGMVDSESLSLNISREMLQHDRQLKLIAKNIASKIKGQLQTMLKNEREKYEKFYQSFGRQLKFGVYSDFGMNKDVLQDLLMFTSSKEKKLVTLEEYVSRMPEEQKYIYYAAGESNERIEKLPQTELVLEKGYEILYFTEDIDEFAIKMIQKYKDKEFKSVSSGDLGIEADEDKNSADAENEENKELFDYMKNLLEGKVKSVRASKRLRSHPVCLSTEGDITIEMEKVLNAMPNNPNVKADKVLEINVNHSVFQSLKAAYTSDKEKLDLYTALLYNQALLIEGLPLQDPVEFTNDICKIMV from the coding sequence ATGGAAAAGAAGCAGTTTCAAGCAGAGTCCAAGCGCCTGCTGGAGATGATGATCAACTCCATCTACACGCAGAAGGAAATTTTCTTGCGCGAGCTGATCTCCAATGCCAGCGACGCGATCGATAAAATGTACTATCGCGCGCTTACGGACGACAAGCTGGTGTTTGACAAGGACAACTACTATATCAAGATCATTGCGGATAAAGAAAACCGGACGCTGACCATCCGCGATACGGGGATCGGGATGACGCAGGACGAGCTGGAAAGCCACCTCGGGGTCATCGCCAAGAGCGGCTCGCTCGCGTTCAAGAAAGAAAACGAAGTAAAAGAAGGACATACGATCATCGGCCAGTTCGGTGTCGGCTTTTACTCCGCTTTCATGGTAGCCGACGTGGTGACGGTAATCAGCCGGGCTGTCGACAGCGACCAGGCGTACAAATGGGAATCGACGGGGGCGGACGGCTACACGATCGAGCCCGCCGAAAAGGACCTTGTCGGTACGGACATCATCCTGAAGATCAAGGAAAACACCGAGGAAGAGACCTACGACGAATACCTGGACGAGTATCGCCTGAAAGCGATCATCAAAAAGTATTCGGACTTCATCCGCTACCCGATCAAAATGGACGTGACGACCAGCAAGCTCAAAGAAGGCAGCGACAGCGAATACGAAGAAGTGACCGAGGAGACGCGCATCAACAGCATGGTGCCGATCTGGAGGAAAAACAAGAGCGAGCTGACCGACGAAGATTACGAACAGTTCTACCGCGAGAAGCGCTACGGCTTCGACAAGCCGCTGAAGCACATCCACATCAGCGCGGACGGAGCTGTCGTCTACCAGGCGATTCTCTTCATTCCGGAGAGCATTCCTTTCGACTACTACTCGAAGGAGTACGAAAAAGGCCTGGAGCTGTATGCCAATGGCGTCCTGATCATGAACAAATGCGCCGATCTGCTCCCGGACTACTTCAGCTTCGTCAAAGGGATGGTCGATTCCGAAAGCCTGTCGCTCAACATTTCGCGGGAGATGCTGCAGCATGACCGCCAGCTGAAGCTGATCGCGAAAAACATCGCCAGCAAGATCAAGGGTCAACTGCAAACCATGCTGAAAAACGAGCGGGAGAAGTACGAGAAGTTCTACCAATCGTTCGGCAGGCAGCTGAAATTCGGCGTGTACAGCGACTTCGGCATGAACAAGGACGTCCTGCAGGACCTTTTGATGTTCACCTCCTCCAAAGAGAAAAAGCTCGTCACGCTCGAGGAGTACGTCTCGAGAATGCCGGAGGAGCAAAAATACATTTACTACGCGGCAGGGGAGTCGAACGAGCGGATCGAAAAGCTGCCGCAAACTGAGCTCGTCCTGGAAAAAGGGTATGAAATCCTGTATTTCACTGAGGATATCGATGAATTTGCCATCAAGATGATCCAGAAGTACAAGGATAAGGAATTCAAATCCGTCTCCAGCGGCGACCTCGGCATTGAGGCCGACGAAGACAAAAACAGCGCCGATGCGGAAAACGAAGAGAACAAAGAGCTCTTCGACTACATGAAAAACCTGCTCGAGGGAAAAGTGAAAAGCGTGCGGGCGTCGAAGCGTCTGAGATCCCATCCCGTATGCTTGTCGACCGAAGGCGACATCACGATCGAGATGGAGAAAGTCTTGAACGCGATGCCGAACAACCCAAATGTGAAGGCCGACAAGGTGCTGGAGATCAACGTCAATCACAGCGTGTTCCAGTCGCTGAAAGCAGCCTACACCTCCGACAAGGAAAAGCTCGATCTGTACACGGCCTTGCTGTACAACCAGGCGCTGCTGATCGAAGGCTTGCCGCTTCAGGATCCGGTCGAATTCACAAACGACATTTGCAAGATCATGGTGTAA
- a CDS encoding VOC family protein, with protein MGRVVGFELNSQEPEKAAHFYSEVFGWGVGEPNWDYWPVVTGKDEKPGINGGIGKGPNDYPHGIRVQIEVDSIDEAIAKAKAHGAMVVRDKMEFADFYLAYLVDPVGLGIGLIQSKESK; from the coding sequence ATGGGAAGAGTGGTTGGGTTCGAACTGAACAGCCAGGAGCCTGAAAAAGCCGCGCATTTTTATTCCGAGGTGTTCGGCTGGGGCGTCGGTGAGCCGAATTGGGACTACTGGCCGGTTGTGACCGGCAAGGACGAAAAGCCGGGCATCAATGGAGGGATCGGCAAAGGGCCGAATGATTACCCGCACGGCATTCGGGTACAAATAGAGGTCGATTCCATCGACGAGGCGATCGCCAAGGCGAAGGCTCACGGCGCCATGGTCGTGCGCGATAAAATGGAGTTTGCCGACTTTTACCTGGCCTACCTGGTCGACCCCGTGGGCCTCGGCATCGGCCTGATTCAGAGCAAGGAAAGCAAATAA